In Lachnospiraceae bacterium, one DNA window encodes the following:
- a CDS encoding metal ABC transporter substrate-binding protein encodes MANYVPSVSSDEKDSRPLVVTTIFPYYDFVRQIAGNRVRLKMVVPAGMDSHSFEPTPADMITMQQADLMVCNGGEMEQWVEKVTASLDTENMNILTMMDYVDVLEEETVEGMEDTEHSHEDHDHAHGQSEEDHIHDRDEEKTHEDLSHITFNDHDGHEMDIEYDEHIWTSPANAMKLVEVITEILKEVSPENAPYFEENKNSYEKELKELDDKFKDIVSNGRHRMIVVADKFPFRYFAQEYGLSYRAAFSGCSTDTEPSAKTIAYLIDRIRENQIQAVFYLELSSHRTADIISEETGAKPLLLHSCHNVTRRQFDEGVTYLQLMKQNAKNLQEALL; translated from the coding sequence GTGGCTAATTATGTTCCCTCAGTTTCATCGGATGAAAAGGATAGCCGTCCTCTGGTAGTGACCACTATTTTCCCATACTATGATTTTGTCCGCCAGATCGCCGGGAACAGAGTAAGACTTAAAATGGTAGTTCCTGCAGGAATGGACAGCCATTCCTTTGAGCCGACGCCTGCAGATATGATCACCATGCAGCAGGCAGACCTGATGGTGTGCAATGGTGGTGAGATGGAGCAGTGGGTAGAAAAAGTAACTGCTTCCCTGGATACAGAAAACATGAATATCCTGACTATGATGGATTATGTGGATGTACTGGAAGAAGAGACCGTAGAAGGCATGGAAGATACAGAACATTCTCATGAAGATCATGATCATGCCCATGGACAGTCAGAAGAAGATCATATCCATGACCGTGATGAGGAAAAAACTCATGAGGATTTATCTCATATAACTTTTAATGATCACGATGGACATGAAATGGACATTGAATATGATGAACATATCTGGACATCACCTGCCAATGCAATGAAGTTAGTAGAAGTGATCACAGAAATATTAAAAGAGGTATCCCCTGAGAATGCCCCCTATTTTGAAGAAAATAAAAACAGCTATGAAAAAGAACTGAAGGAACTGGATGATAAGTTTAAGGACATTGTTTCTAATGGCCGTCATCGTATGATCGTGGTAGCGGACAAATTTCCTTTTCGGTATTTTGCCCAGGAATATGGTCTGTCCTACAGGGCTGCATTTTCCGGCTGCAGTACAGATACAGAGCCAAGTGCAAAGACCATTGCCTATCTTATTGACCGTATAAGGGAAAACCAGATCCAGGCAGTATTTTATCTGGAACTGTCCAGTCACCGCACCGCAGATATCATCAGTGAAGAAACCGGAGCAAAACCACTTCTTCTTCATTCCTGTCATAATGTAACAAGGCGGCAGTTTGATGAAGGGGT
- a CDS encoding HAD family hydrolase, whose translation MYKCCIFDLDGTLVNSIYALKRSVDLTLGHFGLGPVSIKDTKQFVGDGYKKLVERSLIAYGDKELTHYKEALDIYNEVFKDCCLYKVQAYEGIPELLDFLKEHKILATVLSNKPHQRTLDNVSYVFGDNTFDKVYGEREAQGIKKKPAPDGVVALIKELGLKKEECLYLGDTNTDMKTGQAAQVDTVGVTWGFRPREELEAFTPKLVADSPFQVIDYIKAVNHIE comes from the coding sequence ATGTATAAATGCTGTATATTTGACCTGGATGGAACGCTGGTGAATTCTATTTATGCCTTAAAGAGGTCTGTAGATCTGACATTGGGGCATTTTGGACTGGGACCGGTCTCTATAAAAGATACGAAACAGTTTGTAGGGGATGGTTATAAAAAGCTGGTGGAACGTTCGCTGATAGCATATGGGGATAAAGAACTGACCCATTATAAGGAAGCGCTGGATATATATAACGAGGTTTTTAAAGACTGCTGTCTTTATAAAGTACAAGCTTATGAGGGCATTCCTGAACTTCTGGACTTTTTAAAGGAACATAAGATCTTAGCGACAGTTCTTTCAAATAAGCCACACCAGAGAACTCTTGATAATGTATCCTATGTTTTTGGAGATAATACGTTTGATAAGGTATACGGAGAAAGAGAAGCGCAGGGCATCAAAAAAAAGCCTGCACCTGACGGTGTAGTGGCTTTGATAAAGGAGCTGGGACTTAAAAAAGAGGAGTGTCTGTATCTGGGAGATACCAACACAGATATGAAAACAGGGCAGGCAGCGCAGGTAGATACAGTAGGTGTGACCTGGGGATTTCGGCCGAGAGAAGAGCTGGAGGCATTTACACCAAAGCTTGTGGCAGATTCTCCCTTCCAGGTGATTGATTATATAAAGGCAGTGAATCATATTGAATAA